One genomic segment of Merismopedia glauca CCAP 1448/3 includes these proteins:
- the folB gene encoding dihydroneopterin aldolase, translating into MDSIQLTGIRYYGYTGYLPEERVLGQWFEVDLTIWLDLATAGQSDAIEDTFDYRGAIAAIKQLITTSKFSLIERLASAIAESVLEFPQVKQVQVRLTKVAPPIPDFTGKISIEIVRTQI; encoded by the coding sequence ATGGACAGTATTCAATTAACTGGAATCCGGTATTACGGATATACAGGCTATCTACCCGAAGAACGAGTGTTAGGACAGTGGTTTGAAGTAGATTTAACTATCTGGCTAGATTTGGCTACAGCAGGGCAAAGTGATGCGATAGAAGATACTTTTGACTACAGAGGTGCGATCGCCGCCATCAAACAGTTGATTACTACCTCTAAGTTTTCTTTAATCGAAAGACTGGCAAGTGCGATCGCCGAATCTGTTCTAGAATTTCCTCAAGTAAAACAAGTCCAAGTCAGACTCACTAAGGTGGCTCCTCCAATTCCTGATTTCACGGGGAAAATTTCCATTGAAATTGTGAGAACTCAAATCTAA
- the cobA gene encoding uroporphyrinogen-III C-methyltransferase has product METTAGVTNSGKVYIVGAGLGDVDYLTVKAQQVLSQAEVLVYDALVGDRLLELIPVGCERICVGKRGGKPSTPQAEIDRLLVDLCLAGKLVVRLKSGDPFIFGRTTSEIAALKTNDCDFEVIPGISSALTAPLLVGIPLTDPVLSRGFAVVTAHEPDALDWEALARMDTLVVLMGGRNLEEIVHQLHKHGRSLHTPVAIIRWAGTPQQQLWVGNLGNIVAQTSDRPLSPCIIVVGEVVKLREYLQ; this is encoded by the coding sequence ATGGAAACCACGGCAGGAGTCACTAATTCAGGTAAGGTTTACATCGTCGGTGCGGGATTGGGAGATGTGGACTATTTGACGGTGAAGGCTCAACAGGTACTATCTCAAGCTGAGGTTTTAGTTTACGATGCTTTAGTAGGCGATCGCCTTTTAGAATTAATCCCTGTGGGGTGCGAACGGATTTGTGTCGGAAAACGAGGTGGTAAACCTAGCACTCCCCAAGCTGAGATAGATCGCCTGTTGGTAGATTTATGTTTGGCAGGAAAGCTAGTAGTTAGGCTGAAAAGTGGTGATCCATTCATTTTTGGACGGACAACTTCCGAAATAGCAGCTTTAAAAACTAATGACTGTGATTTTGAAGTGATACCTGGAATTTCTTCGGCTTTAACTGCCCCTTTATTAGTCGGAATTCCCCTGACAGATCCAGTATTAAGTCGCGGATTTGCGGTAGTTACCGCCCATGAACCAGATGCTTTGGATTGGGAAGCTTTAGCCAGAATGGATACTTTGGTAGTCCTGATGGGAGGAAGGAACTTAGAGGAAATTGTGCATCAACTGCATAAACACGGGCGATCGCTTCACACTCCTGTTGCTATTATCCGTTGGGCAGGCACTCCTCAGCAACAGTTGTGGGTAGGAAATTTGGGTAATATTGTGGCTCAAACCAGCGATCGCCCTTTATCTCCCTGTATCATCGTGGTGGGGGAAGTTGTCAAACTGCGGGAATATTTACAGTAA
- a CDS encoding metal ABC transporter ATP-binding protein has translation MTGIEIDNVTVAYHGKVALHKASLQLEAGSICGLVGMNGAGKSTLFKAIMGFVKPATGRVLINGLPIRRAQKSNLVAYVPQSEDVDWNFPVSVEDVVMMGRYGYMNLLRIPRSLDKQVVRESLERVEMWQMRDRQIGELSGGQKKRAFFARALAQQATVLLLDEPFAGVDIKTEKTIIDLLLELRLAGYTILISTHDLASITTFCDQVVLINRSILAYGETSEVFTEENLSRTFGGAVGDFSLAKSRLNQSDRGVYDEFN, from the coding sequence ATGACTGGCATTGAGATTGATAATGTAACGGTGGCTTATCACGGCAAGGTAGCTTTACATAAGGCATCCTTGCAACTGGAAGCCGGAAGCATTTGCGGTTTGGTGGGAATGAATGGGGCGGGGAAATCGACCTTATTTAAAGCGATTATGGGTTTTGTCAAGCCCGCTACCGGTAGAGTGTTAATTAATGGTTTACCCATTCGCCGTGCCCAGAAAAGCAATCTAGTAGCCTATGTACCCCAATCTGAAGACGTAGATTGGAATTTTCCCGTCAGCGTCGAGGATGTGGTGATGATGGGGCGCTATGGGTACATGAATTTACTCAGAATACCGCGATCGCTAGATAAGCAGGTAGTTAGGGAAAGTTTAGAACGAGTAGAAATGTGGCAAATGCGCGATCGCCAAATTGGGGAATTATCGGGGGGACAAAAGAAACGCGCCTTTTTCGCACGGGCTTTGGCGCAACAAGCAACGGTTTTGTTGCTAGATGAACCCTTTGCTGGAGTTGATATTAAAACTGAAAAAACCATAATCGATCTGTTACTGGAACTACGCCTTGCAGGTTACACGATTTTAATCTCTACCCACGATCTAGCTTCTATTACGACTTTTTGCGACCAAGTAGTCTTGATTAACCGCAGCATTCTGGCTTATGGAGAAACTTCTGAAGTGTTTACTGAAGAAAATCTATCTCGGACTTTTGGGGGTGCGGTGGGTGATTTCTCTTTAGCTAAAAGTAGGTTAAATCAGAGCGATCGCGGAGTTTATGATGAGTTTAATTGA
- a CDS encoding uroporphyrinogen-III synthase, whose amino-acid sequence MVNPTDRSSLSGKTIIVTRAAGQSGEFSLKLREAGAKVLEMPTIEIVPPSSWDELDRAIAQISQFDWLILTSTNAVSYFWQRLSHNGKNNSDLANLQIAVVGQKTAQSLHKKEIEPNFIPPNFVADSLVENFPENPAHKKILFPRVETGGREVLVKELTAKGAKVIEVPTYESRCPQTIDNSVLNALQQNQVDAITFASSKTVKNFDTLISQVNGINLKGICIASIGPQTSETCQRVFGRVDLEAQEYTLDGLLEALREFFSNFN is encoded by the coding sequence ATTGTGAACCCAACCGATCGCTCTTCTTTATCTGGTAAAACTATTATTGTTACCCGCGCTGCTGGACAATCTGGCGAATTTTCTCTCAAACTGAGAGAAGCTGGGGCTAAAGTTTTAGAAATGCCGACTATAGAGATTGTACCCCCTTCGAGTTGGGATGAGTTAGATCGGGCGATCGCTCAAATCTCTCAATTTGATTGGTTAATTCTCACCTCCACCAATGCAGTTAGTTACTTTTGGCAAAGGCTATCTCATAACGGCAAAAATAATTCAGATTTAGCCAATCTTCAAATAGCAGTTGTCGGGCAAAAAACAGCCCAAAGTTTGCATAAAAAAGAGATTGAACCTAACTTTATCCCCCCTAATTTTGTTGCGGATTCTCTAGTAGAAAATTTTCCAGAAAATCCGGCTCATAAAAAGATTCTTTTCCCCAGAGTTGAAACCGGAGGGAGAGAGGTTTTAGTGAAAGAATTAACAGCTAAAGGTGCAAAAGTTATTGAAGTTCCTACTTATGAATCTCGTTGTCCTCAAACTATAGATAATTCAGTTTTAAATGCTCTTCAACAAAATCAAGTAGATGCCATTACCTTTGCTAGTTCTAAAACCGTAAAAAACTTTGATACTTTAATTTCTCAAGTTAATGGAATTAATCTCAAGGGTATTTGTATAGCTTCCATTGGTCCTCAAACTTCAGAAACTTGTCAAAGGGTTTTTGGTAGAGTAGATTTAGAAGCTCAAGAATATACCTTGGATGGTTTACTTGAAGCTTTACGAGAATTTTTTAGTAATTTTAATTGA
- the coaE gene encoding dephospho-CoA kinase (Dephospho-CoA kinase (CoaE) performs the final step in coenzyme A biosynthesis.) has translation MSDRPSRVIGLTGGIATGKSTVAKYIADTHKIPILDADIYARDAVEIGSPILVKIVERYGKSILLTDGNLDRKQLGEIIFQDSSMRQWIEELIHPYVRDRFVTESAKLNQPTGVFVIPLLFEAKMTDLVTETWVVYCTKEQQLQRLIQRNSLTLREAESRISAQMPLEEKCQLADVILDNSGTPAALEAQILQALNRSIALH, from the coding sequence ATGAGCGATCGCCCCTCTAGAGTAATTGGTTTGACAGGTGGCATTGCTACTGGCAAAAGTACTGTAGCAAAATATATAGCTGATACTCATAAAATTCCTATTTTAGATGCAGATATATATGCTAGAGATGCAGTAGAAATTGGTTCGCCAATCTTAGTCAAAATTGTCGAACGATATGGAAAATCGATCTTATTAACTGATGGTAATTTAGATCGCAAACAACTAGGAGAAATCATTTTTCAAGACAGCTCGATGCGTCAATGGATAGAAGAATTAATTCACCCATACGTGCGCGATCGCTTTGTCACCGAGTCAGCTAAACTAAATCAACCAACCGGAGTTTTCGTAATTCCCCTGCTATTTGAAGCCAAAATGACCGATTTAGTGACAGAAACTTGGGTGGTTTACTGTACTAAAGAACAACAGCTACAAAGATTAATACAACGCAATTCCCTGACTTTACGGGAAGCTGAAAGTAGAATTTCTGCTCAAATGCCTTTAGAGGAAAAATGTCAGCTAGCTGATGTCATTTTAGATAACTCTGGGACACCAGCCGCATTGGAAGCTCAAATCTTACAAGCACTCAACCGATCTATTGCACTTCATTAA
- a CDS encoding metal ABC transporter permease has translation MSLIEWFTVPLQEPFMVRAIFVSALVGLVCSTLSCYTILKGWALMGDAVSHAVMPGVVIAYVLNIPLAIGAFAFGVGAVTAIGFIKANTRVREDTVIGLVFTGFFAFGLVLVSKVKSEIDLTHILFGNVLGISDADIIQTVIISLITIVTIAILRKDLILFCFDSTHARSIGLNITFLYYVLLCLLSLTAVAGLQTVGIILVVAMLVTPGATAYLLSDRFDMMMLLAIASGVFSSVMGTYISYHIDGSTGGCIVVLQTVLFLLAMIFAPKHGLLVKARDSQTLSE, from the coding sequence ATGAGTTTAATTGAGTGGTTCACAGTACCGTTGCAAGAACCGTTTATGGTACGGGCGATTTTCGTCAGTGCGTTAGTGGGATTAGTTTGTTCTACCCTGTCTTGCTATACAATCTTGAAAGGATGGGCGCTGATGGGGGATGCGGTTTCCCATGCGGTGATGCCAGGAGTAGTTATTGCTTACGTGCTAAATATTCCGTTGGCGATCGGCGCGTTTGCGTTTGGGGTAGGTGCGGTAACAGCTATAGGTTTTATTAAGGCAAATACCCGCGTTAGAGAAGATACGGTCATTGGTTTAGTATTTACTGGATTTTTTGCCTTTGGTTTGGTCTTGGTTTCTAAAGTTAAAAGCGAAATCGATTTAACCCATATCTTGTTTGGTAACGTGTTGGGGATTTCTGATGCCGATATCATTCAAACTGTCATTATTAGCCTGATTACTATAGTTACTATCGCGATTTTACGGAAAGACTTAATTTTATTCTGCTTTGACTCAACTCACGCTCGTTCTATCGGCTTAAACATTACTTTTCTCTACTACGTTCTGTTATGTTTACTATCTCTAACTGCCGTAGCTGGACTGCAAACAGTAGGTATTATTTTAGTTGTAGCTATGTTAGTCACTCCAGGAGCAACCGCGTACTTATTGAGCGATCGCTTTGATATGATGATGCTGCTGGCGATCGCCTCTGGGGTATTTTCTAGCGTCATGGGTACTTATATTAGCTATCACATCGACGGTTCCACTGGTGGCTGTATCGTCGTCTTGCAAACAGTATTATTTCTACTGGCGATGATTTTTGCACCCAAACACGGGTTATTAGTTAAAGCTAGGGATTCCCAAACCTTAAGCGAATGA
- a CDS encoding metal ABC transporter substrate-binding protein: MVGKSRGFPGLKLYQLALSVLLMGVWLNGCTPPHDGDRSQSNGTSNGTTASARKDKKVILTTFTVLADMTQNVAGDRAIVESLIKPGAEIHGYEPTPSDLKRGRGADLILDNGFNLERWAVRYYNNFPKVPHITLSEGVQPIDIAEDAYRGKPNPHAWMSPKNALIYVENIRIALEKLDPANAVTYKTNAARYSQQIRAIDTKLKQAIAVIPPNKRYIVSCEGAFSYIARDYGLKEVYLWSVNAEQQATPKQVQKVIATVKANQIPAVFCESTISNKVQLQVAQETGAKFGGVFYVDSLSPPDGQASTYLKLLEYNVNTLITGLKGE; encoded by the coding sequence ATGGTGGGAAAGAGTAGAGGTTTTCCAGGTTTAAAACTTTACCAGTTGGCTTTATCGGTGCTGTTGATGGGGGTATGGCTGAACGGCTGTACCCCTCCTCATGATGGAGATCGAAGCCAGTCAAATGGAACCTCTAACGGTACGACAGCAAGCGCTAGAAAAGACAAAAAAGTGATTCTGACCACATTTACAGTTTTGGCAGATATGACGCAAAACGTAGCGGGCGATCGCGCGATTGTCGAATCTCTGATTAAACCAGGTGCAGAAATCCACGGCTATGAACCCACCCCCAGCGACTTAAAACGGGGAAGGGGTGCAGATCTCATTTTGGATAATGGTTTCAACTTAGAACGTTGGGCAGTTCGATATTACAATAATTTCCCCAAAGTGCCTCATATTACCCTCAGTGAAGGGGTGCAACCGATAGACATTGCCGAAGATGCTTATCGAGGCAAACCGAATCCCCACGCTTGGATGTCGCCCAAAAACGCCTTAATCTACGTCGAAAACATTCGTATAGCCTTAGAAAAGCTAGATCCGGCTAATGCTGTCACTTACAAAACCAATGCTGCCCGCTACAGCCAGCAGATTCGTGCCATTGATACCAAATTGAAACAAGCGATCGCGGTTATCCCTCCTAATAAACGCTACATAGTCAGTTGTGAAGGGGCATTTTCCTATATTGCCCGCGATTACGGCTTAAAAGAAGTTTATCTGTGGTCAGTCAACGCCGAACAACAAGCCACGCCGAAACAAGTGCAAAAGGTGATTGCAACAGTGAAGGCAAACCAGATTCCGGCAGTATTTTGTGAAAGTACCATCAGCAACAAAGTACAACTCCAGGTAGCCCAGGAAACAGGGGCAAAATTTGGTGGAGTCTTCTACGTCGATTCCCTTTCACCACCAGATGGACAGGCATCAACTTATCTCAAATTACTGGAATATAACGTTAATACTTTAATTACAGGCTTAAAAGGAGAATAA